The Gemmatimonas aurantiaca T-27 DNA segment CTGTCATGCTGACTCCTTGCCGATCTGCGAAGACGTCCGGACGGACGTCGTCATGGCGGAGGCCGTGACGGGTGAACCCATCGAAGCCGAAGGCGCAAACGCGGCCAACGCCACGCGCAGTTTTTCGCGGGCACGGAAGAGTTGGGACTTGCTGGTGCCGACCGCGACACCGAGTGCTTCGCCAATCTCCTCGTGCGTGAACCCTTCCACGTCATGCATCACGAACACACGCCGGGTGCCGTCGGGAAGTGCCGCGATCGCCGCCCGAAGGCGGACCTTCAGATCGGGATCACTTTCGCCGGACCATCGCGCCACCGTGGTGGCTTCTTCCAGGGGCGCGGCAAACGCCTCGCGGCGCTTGTGGGTGCGGAGCCCGTTCAGCGTGATCGACACGGCGATCACGTGCAGCCAGCTCGAGAGGGCCGAGTCTCCCCGGAACTGCTCGATGCGACTGAACGCCCGCAGGAACGTGTCCTGGGTCCACTCCTGGGCAAGCTCGGGCCGACCACTCATCCGAAGGATGAGACGGTATACCCGGTCCACGTGGCGCTCGTAGAAGTCCCGTTCCGCCCCGTGATCGCCGGCCTTGAGGCGGTCGATCAACTCGGTATCGGTCACAGGTGCGTCAGTGGAAAGTGGCGGTCGTCGAATCGGTGCGCATGCATGTGCGCCTCAAAGACAGGGGTGACCGCCAAAGGGTTGCATGGCATTTGTCGGGGCCGGATCCAGCCGAATCCCGGCCCCCGGCGGGGTCATCAGCCGCGCTTGACCTGCTCGTGCTCGGCGACGGGAACAGCAATGGGTTGGGCGGGGCCGGCACCCAGGCGGTTCTGCTCGCTCATGACCCGCGTGAGGAAGCGCTGTCCTTCCCCGATACGTTCGGTCTCGATGGCAATGGATTCGATGGACTGTGCCATCTGGTCCAGGCGGTCGTGCACTTCGCGCGGCACCGGCGCAATCACGGTGGCGCCCCGCTTCCAGATGCGTCGCGCGTACGCAATGGCGAGCGGTCCCAGCACGAACATGATGAAGACGATCGGGATGGCGACCAGCTCTTCGGGCGGGCCATCGCGCTGGATCGGAGGACGCTCCACGATCGCGCCGGGAATGGCGGCCGCCTTGGCCACGGCCAGGTCGGCCTGCGCGATCTGGCCTTCCACCGACGAGATACGGGCGTCGGTCTCTTTCAGTCGGGCCTCGACACCCGTCCGATCGGACGTCGTGATGTTCTCCGACCGCAGCTCGTTGGACAGATCCCGCCGCTGGTCTTCGAGGCGGTCGAGCTGATTGCGGAGCTCCTTTCGCTGCGCCACCATCCCTTCGTAAACCTCTTGGGCGCCGACGGCCCCCGGCTGCTGGATCGTGACCGGGAACTCGATGGGCTGCGGTGCAGGAGGAGCCGGTGGTGGAGCGGGCTGGAAAGCTGGCATCGGGGCGTCGATAGGGCGGACGAAAGGGGGCACTGTCCGTACGATCCCTCCGTGGAAGGGTTTCGGCAACATGTGCCTGTGGCGCGGCGACGCCCTGCATGGGCATCATCCGAATGGTACCGCGATTCACTCCAACCTCGACGGCCAGACGATGCACAGGGCTTCGAACCGTTTTGGTATGCTGCCGGCGGTGTGCCTGCTCATGGCGGGATGCCGCACCGCGCCGATCGCGCAGCCAAATACGCCGCCGACGGCTCTTCAGGCGGGCGTCAGCGAACAGCTCGCGCCCCTCGCCAGTCCGGTGGGGTCCGCCCGACTGCCCGAACAACTCCCTGATAGCATCTGGTGGCGCATGATCCAGGAGTTCTCCGAACCCGGCGGCTATTTCCGGTCGGAGAACTTCGTCTCCAATGAACTGGGTCTGCAGCATGTGGTGGCTCGGCTCCGTCTCACCGCGCCGCCAGGCAGTGTGTATCTGGGCGTGGGTCCCGAGCAGAATTTCACCTACATCGCGGCACTCGAGCCCCGCATCGCGTTCATCGTCGACATCCGCCGACAGAACCTGCTGCAGCATCTCTGGTACAAGGCCGTCTTTGAACTCTCGCCGACGCGGGCCGAATTCCTGGCGCGGCTATTCGCCCGTCCGCTGGCGGCTGGCAGCACGCCATCCACCACCTGGCGCGCCGACTCGTTGATTGCGCGCCTCATGCGCACGCCGATGGACACGGTCTACTTCCGCCGGACGTACGCCGAAGTGGAGGCCCACCTGATTCGCGGACGCGGCATTCCGCTCGATTCGAGCGACCGGGCCACGCTGCGCTACATCGATGGGGTGTTCGCCAACAGTGGGCCGGAACTCAATTACTCCAGTGGCAGCACACTGGGTGGCGGGTTCGGGCGCGGCGGATTCCGGCGCATGCCCAGCTTCGCCGAAGTGGCCGAAGCGACCGACCAGGCTGGCGAAAATCTGGGCTTTCTGGGTACGGAGCGTGCGTACCAGCGCGTGCGCGACATGCAGCGCCGGAATCTGATTGTGCCGGTGGTGGGCAACTTTGCCGGCCCCCATGCCTTGCAGCGCGTTGGCACCTGGCTGCGGGAGCGAGACGCCCGGGTGCAGGTGTTCTATACCAGCAATGTGGAGCAGTATCTCTTCCAGCAGGGCGACGAATGGGCGCGGTTTTACGCCAATGTGGCGGCGATGCCGGTGGACACCGCCGCCCGGTTCATCCGGTCGGTGACCGGCGGTTTTGGGGTGGCCCGCTCCCAGTTCATGATGACCCAACTGACCAGCCCGATCCTGCCGATTCTCCAGGCGTCGGCCGATGGCACCCTGGGAGGGTACGGGGACGTCATCCGGCGGTCGGAGCCCTGAGCACGCTGCCTGTGGGCTTGGCCCGCCAGCAGCGTGCGGGACCGGGGAGGTTGACTCCGTTCCCCGATTCCATCATCTATTCAGGCTCTCGCCGTGTGCGAGCCGGCTGGGCCGCCTTGGGGCAGCCTTCCGGTCACCCCATTCAAGAACGCGCTCACCGCCGGAAATGGTGGCGCACGCTGGAGTTATGATGGCCAAAGATGGCATTCACCCGCCGTACCACCCGGTCGTCTTCAAGGACGCCTCCACGGGCGCGCTGGTCCTGACCCGCTCGACGATGACGAGCGACACCAAGATCAAGCTGGAAGACGGCAACGAGTATCCGCTGGTCCTGCTCGAAATCACGAGCGATTCGCACCCGTTCTACACGGGCACGCAGCGCCTGATCGACACGCAGGGTCGCGTCGACAAGTTCAAGAAGCGCTACGGCCGCTGAACACCGCCGTCGCACACAAAAGCCCCGCCTTATTGGCGGGGCTTTTGTTTTTCAGGATCTGCGATCGTGCGTCATCACCGACGATCACTCCGGTGGCTCACTCCCTGTCAGCACCGCCGTCAGCACGATGACCACGGTCGCCAGGATCACCTCGAGCCGCACCGCCCGTGATGAAGGCACACCTACCGCATGCACGTTGCGGCGCTGCGCCGCACCGAAGGCGAGGATCACCAGCACCAACACCGTCTTCAGGAGCAACATCTGACCATACGGCGCGGAGAGAATCGCGCGTGGCGATGAAGCACCCAATAGCCGCAGGCTGCTCATCACACCGGTGATCACGGCCAATGGCGCCGCGATCGTGGCAATGGCGCTCATGCGGCGCCAGCGCGCCCCGATATCGTCGCTCGGGCCGTCGGCAATGGCCAACACGAGCGCGCCGATCCAGGCGCCCATGGCCAGCACGTGTGCGGCGTCGACCGCGCGCGCGGCGACCACCCATTCACCGG contains these protein-coding regions:
- a CDS encoding RNA polymerase sigma factor, with amino-acid sequence MTDTELIDRLKAGDHGAERDFYERHVDRVYRLILRMSGRPELAQEWTQDTFLRAFSRIEQFRGDSALSSWLHVIAVSITLNGLRTHKRREAFAAPLEEATTVARWSGESDPDLKVRLRAAIAALPDGTRRVFVMHDVEGFTHEEIGEALGVAVGTSKSQLFRAREKLRVALAAFAPSASMGSPVTASAMTTSVRTSSQIGKESA
- a CDS encoding type B 50S ribosomal protein L31, coding for MMAKDGIHPPYHPVVFKDASTGALVLTRSTMTSDTKIKLEDGNEYPLVLLEITSDSHPFYTGTQRLIDTQGRVDKFKKRYGR
- a CDS encoding CopD family protein codes for the protein MADLTTVAKVLLFAGATVAVGEAMLPPRVCACCRTPRGRALLRAGAVAALLLAPLLWLQAQRSALELPWAEVSALLNGGWGRNWTKLLAACLVTAVALPRRFGRFSSPVLWAGVVALAIAIGGLGHANAGEWVVAARAVDAAHVLAMGAWIGALVLAIADGPSDDIGARWRRMSAIATIAAPLAVITGVMSSLRLLGASSPRAILSAPYGQMLLLKTVLVLVILAFGAAQRRNVHAVGVPSSRAVRLEVILATVVIVLTAVLTGSEPPE